A portion of the Acidisarcina polymorpha genome contains these proteins:
- the aroQ gene encoding gamma subclass chorismate mutase AroQ — MIPLRTLRATRIARKSKGTLVSLFVEALQTDTLPQSPWLRTLARCLLKSRNSAAPSRLSKPLSLLTCTSFLLIAGFATSAQSQTSPSSVAGQPGTALPASADLEGGRRLAPLCDLIAQRVAYMEQVSKSKWNTKSSIEDPEREQKILADVAVKARELGLSPQWVQHFFRLQMEASKQVQYQLFAEWHETSQAQFPEVLDLKTAIRPRLDSLDDKILAAMKANWSTLSLRGANQQLQGCEVPTKFPKAMAFALTPLTDRSSETTGIAPASTRAKP, encoded by the coding sequence GTGATCCCGTTGAGGACGCTTCGAGCCACAAGGATCGCGCGGAAGTCGAAAGGAACATTAGTGAGTCTATTCGTTGAAGCTCTGCAGACAGATACTCTTCCTCAAAGCCCTTGGCTGCGCACCCTTGCAAGATGCCTTTTGAAAAGCCGTAACTCCGCCGCACCGTCGAGACTCTCGAAGCCGCTCTCGCTCCTAACTTGCACCTCATTTCTGTTGATCGCAGGATTCGCCACGTCTGCTCAGTCCCAGACAAGCCCCTCATCCGTAGCCGGGCAGCCTGGAACCGCGCTTCCGGCCTCTGCTGACCTCGAGGGCGGAAGGCGCTTGGCGCCCTTGTGTGACTTGATTGCGCAGCGCGTGGCGTACATGGAGCAAGTGTCCAAGAGCAAGTGGAACACTAAATCCTCTATCGAAGATCCCGAACGAGAGCAAAAGATCCTCGCGGACGTGGCAGTGAAGGCGAGAGAACTCGGCCTTTCGCCGCAGTGGGTGCAGCATTTCTTTCGACTTCAAATGGAAGCCTCTAAGCAGGTGCAATATCAACTCTTTGCGGAATGGCACGAGACGAGCCAGGCGCAGTTTCCCGAGGTTCTAGATCTCAAAACAGCGATTCGGCCGCGCCTTGACTCGCTCGACGATAAGATACTCGCCGCCATGAAGGCGAACTGGTCGACCCTCTCGTTGCGAGGCGCAAACCAGCAATTGCAAGGATGTGAGGTACCAACGAAGTTCCCGAAGGCAATGGCATTTGCGCTTACACCACTGACCGACCGGAGCTCGGAGACGACCGGAATTGCTCCGGCCTCAACTCGAGCAAAGCCATGA